A window from Pseudomonas sp. Tri1 encodes these proteins:
- a CDS encoding urea amidolyase associated protein UAAP2 yields MSLAIATVQKQPDTAIYRATIPAGEPWLVEVKAGQTLRILDLEGNQAVDTLFYSLANPKERYDVQRTLRRQNSVYLSTGSVLYSNLGHPMLTIVEDTCGRHDTLGGACAQESNTVRYALEKRYMHSCRDNYLRACAHDGRLAKGDIGPNINFFMNVPVTADGGLTFEDGISAPGKYVDLRAEMDVIVLISNCPQLNNPCNAYNPTPAELLIWN; encoded by the coding sequence ATGTCACTCGCCATCGCCACCGTACAAAAGCAGCCTGACACCGCCATCTATCGCGCCACCATTCCCGCCGGAGAACCGTGGCTGGTGGAGGTCAAGGCCGGCCAGACCCTGCGCATCCTCGACCTGGAGGGCAACCAGGCGGTCGATACGCTGTTCTACAGCCTGGCCAACCCCAAGGAACGCTACGACGTGCAGCGCACCCTGCGCCGGCAAAACAGCGTTTACCTGAGCACCGGCAGCGTCCTGTACTCCAACCTCGGCCACCCGATGCTGACCATCGTCGAAGACACTTGCGGGCGCCACGACACCCTCGGCGGCGCCTGCGCCCAGGAAAGCAACACCGTGCGCTACGCCCTGGAAAAACGCTACATGCACAGCTGCCGCGACAACTACCTGCGGGCCTGCGCCCACGACGGTCGCCTGGCCAAGGGCGATATCGGACCGAACATCAACTTTTTCATGAACGTGCCGGTCACCGCCGACGGCGGCCTGACCTTCGAAGACGGCATCTCGGCGCCAGGCAAATACGTCGACCTGCGGGCCGAGATGGACGTGATCGTGTTGATCTCCAACTGCCCGCAACTGAACAACCCATGCAACGCCTACAACCCCACGCCAGCGGAGCTCTTGATATGGAACTGA